In a genomic window of Halalkalicoccus sp. CG83:
- a CDS encoding universal stress protein: protein MGTLFVAYGKESSRKPVLEFAAQRAAATGDDLFVYHIREQEDPPDDRLRTEVQEAMRRTAPDVDFEVSIDDLDTQEGEYERSRVSKRKQLLDTIMAEDCDYEYVVMGNVEQGPIEEFVLSSMSEAVLDTQRIPVLLVPVTTDPTMEA, encoded by the coding sequence ATGGGGACCCTGTTCGTCGCGTACGGGAAGGAGTCGTCTCGAAAACCGGTACTCGAGTTCGCAGCACAGCGCGCGGCGGCCACCGGCGATGATCTCTTCGTCTATCACATCCGCGAACAAGAGGATCCGCCCGACGACCGGCTCCGAACCGAGGTCCAGGAGGCGATGCGGCGAACGGCTCCCGACGTCGATTTCGAGGTGTCGATCGACGATCTCGATACGCAGGAAGGCGAGTACGAGCGATCGAGGGTTTCGAAACGCAAACAGCTGCTCGATACGATCATGGCAGAGGACTGCGACTACGAGTACGTCGTGATGGGTAACGTCGAACAGGGACCGATCGAGGAGTTCGTCTTATCGAGCATGTCCGAAGCCGTTCTCGACACGCAGCGGATACCGGTTCTGTTGGTCCCAGTCACCACGGACCCGACCATGGAGGCCTGA
- a CDS encoding enoyl-CoA hydratase/isomerase family protein has protein sequence MITTDLVDDVRRVTIDRPERRNALTSAGLDALRRTVEEADASVIVIRGAGSAFCAGADLDEVADLGREGAAEFARRGQRTARAIGETDGVVLAAIDGPARGGGLELALACDLRVATPEATFGEPGVTFGLFGAWGGTVRLPRVLGEGAAMDLALSGRVVDAEEALRMGLVSRIVDDPWTVATGIARNDPYALAATKRRLRDDRPVAEQEEREAEAFAELIARYEPEDR, from the coding sequence ATGATCACGACCGACCTCGTGGACGACGTCAGACGGGTAACGATCGACCGGCCCGAGCGGCGAAACGCGCTCACCTCCGCCGGCCTCGACGCGCTCCGCCGAACCGTCGAGGAGGCGGACGCGTCCGTGATCGTGATCCGCGGCGCGGGCTCCGCGTTCTGTGCCGGCGCCGACCTCGACGAGGTCGCCGACCTCGGTCGGGAGGGGGCCGCCGAGTTCGCCCGCCGGGGCCAGCGGACCGCCCGGGCGATCGGCGAGACCGACGGCGTCGTGCTGGCGGCGATCGACGGTCCGGCGCGGGGCGGCGGGCTCGAACTCGCGCTGGCCTGTGACCTCCGCGTGGCGACTCCCGAGGCGACGTTCGGCGAGCCGGGGGTCACCTTCGGGCTGTTCGGCGCGTGGGGCGGCACCGTCCGGCTTCCCCGCGTGCTCGGGGAGGGTGCGGCGATGGACCTCGCGCTGTCGGGCCGGGTCGTCGACGCCGAGGAGGCCCTCCGAATGGGGCTGGTCTCGCGGATCGTCGACGATCCGTGGACCGTCGCCACCGGGATCGCTCGGAACGACCCCTACGCGCTGGCCGCGACCAAACGGCGGCTTCGCGACGACCGCCCGGTCGCGGAGCAGGAGGAACGCGAAGCCGAGGCGTTCGCGGAGCTGATCGCGCGATACGAGCCCGAGGACCGCTAG
- a CDS encoding NAD+ synthase, which translates to MVDLRFSEEELETVNERITDFIADTVREAGADGAVLGLSGGIDSTLTAHLAVDALGTDRLHGLVLPATVSSEDNMSDAERVARELGISYDVIEIEPIVDAFVGALPEVEGDHVAVGNARARVRAVLNYLLANHENRLVLGTGNRAEAAVGYFTKYGDGAVDCHPIGNLYKQQVRQLAHHVGIAEDLAEKTPTAELWADQTDESEMGVDYDTLDAVLALHVDGPLSKAATARAVGCESDAVDRIVGMYERSAHKRRVPPAPER; encoded by the coding sequence ATGGTCGACCTGCGATTCTCGGAGGAGGAACTCGAGACGGTCAACGAACGCATCACCGATTTCATCGCCGACACGGTTCGGGAGGCGGGGGCCGACGGCGCGGTGCTCGGGCTCTCGGGCGGGATCGACAGCACGTTGACTGCGCATCTCGCCGTCGACGCGCTCGGTACCGACCGGCTCCACGGCCTCGTCCTGCCCGCGACGGTGAGCAGCGAGGACAACATGAGCGACGCCGAGCGGGTCGCGCGCGAACTCGGCATCTCCTACGACGTGATCGAGATCGAGCCGATCGTCGACGCGTTCGTCGGGGCGCTTCCGGAGGTCGAGGGCGACCACGTCGCCGTCGGAAACGCCCGCGCACGGGTTCGGGCGGTGCTCAACTACCTGCTCGCGAACCACGAGAACCGCCTCGTGCTCGGCACCGGCAACCGTGCGGAGGCCGCCGTCGGCTACTTCACGAAGTACGGCGACGGCGCGGTCGACTGCCACCCGATCGGCAACCTCTACAAACAGCAGGTTCGCCAGCTCGCCCACCACGTCGGCATCGCCGAGGACCTGGCGGAGAAGACCCCTACCGCCGAACTCTGGGCCGACCAAACCGACGAGTCGGAGATGGGCGTCGACTACGACACCCTCGACGCCGTCCTCGCGCTCCACGTCGACGGCCCGCTCTCGAAGGCCGCGACGGCGCGGGCGGTCGGCTGCGAGTCCGACGCCGTCGACCGGATCGTCGGCATGTACGAACGAAGCGCCCACAAGCGCCGGGTGCCGCCGGCGCCGGAACGCTAG
- a CDS encoding alpha/beta fold hydrolase, with amino-acid sequence MNQVERETEIEGVDVAGPADAQPIVFVHGAMFTGKMWAPQRDALSEEFRVIAPDLPGHGARSDETFRLEPALDLLDEVIDTLAGGHAILVGLSLGGYVSTEYASRHPEKVDGLVVTGSSANPVGRMKLVTRAVGGVSRLATRSDRVEQRVRNAGEKWVRERDLSPEIKEEIIDAGIYPRQFGEAGPDLEGKDFRAALATYPGPTLVLNGSRDLVMQRGAEDHASAANDSYLASIDGVGHIANLHRPETFTDAIRRFSTEIVGASDDESTDMTA; translated from the coding sequence GTGAACCAAGTAGAGCGAGAGACGGAGATCGAGGGAGTCGACGTCGCCGGGCCGGCGGACGCCCAACCGATCGTGTTCGTCCACGGTGCGATGTTCACGGGAAAGATGTGGGCGCCACAGCGCGACGCGCTCTCCGAGGAGTTCCGGGTGATCGCACCTGATCTCCCGGGCCACGGCGCGCGGTCGGACGAGACGTTCCGGCTGGAGCCGGCGCTGGACCTGCTCGACGAGGTGATCGACACGTTAGCCGGCGGCCACGCGATCCTAGTCGGCCTCTCGCTCGGCGGCTACGTCTCGACCGAGTACGCGAGCCGCCACCCCGAGAAGGTCGACGGGCTCGTGGTCACGGGAAGCAGCGCCAACCCCGTCGGCCGGATGAAATTGGTCACGCGGGCCGTCGGCGGCGTCTCGCGTCTCGCGACCAGGAGCGATCGCGTCGAGCAACGCGTCCGGAACGCCGGGGAGAAGTGGGTCCGGGAGCGCGACCTCTCCCCCGAGATCAAGGAGGAGATCATCGATGCCGGGATCTACCCACGGCAGTTCGGCGAGGCGGGCCCGGATCTCGAAGGGAAGGACTTCCGGGCTGCCCTGGCCACCTATCCCGGGCCGACGCTCGTCCTCAACGGGTCGCGAGACCTCGTCATGCAGCGAGGGGCAGAGGATCACGCCTCGGCCGCGAACGACTCCTACCTCGCCTCCATCGACGGCGTCGGGCACATCGCTAACCTCCACCGGCCGGAGACGTTCACCGACGCGATACGGCGGTTCAGCACCGAGATCGTCGGCGCGTCGGACGACGAATCGACGGATATGACCGCGTGA
- a CDS encoding adenylate kinase, giving the protein MGDQQILIIGAPGAGKGTQSKRLAEEYGLEHVTTGDALRENKDVETEHGTPREYMEAGELVPDELVNEIVKEALESADGYVLDGYPRNESQVEYLEGITELDVVLHLEVGEETLVDRLTGRRVDPETGDNYHVEFDMPDDEEIRERLEQRDDDTEETVRERLRVFEENTKPVIENYEDHEGYVRIDGEQSPDEVWDDIREAVNERTA; this is encoded by the coding sequence ATGGGAGACCAACAGATACTGATCATCGGCGCCCCCGGTGCGGGCAAGGGAACCCAGAGCAAGCGACTGGCCGAGGAGTACGGCCTCGAGCACGTCACGACGGGCGACGCGCTCCGCGAGAACAAGGACGTGGAGACCGAACACGGCACGCCCCGCGAGTACATGGAGGCCGGCGAGCTCGTCCCCGACGAGCTGGTCAACGAGATCGTCAAGGAGGCGCTCGAGTCGGCGGACGGCTACGTCCTCGACGGCTACCCGCGAAACGAGTCGCAGGTCGAGTACCTCGAGGGCATCACCGAGCTCGACGTCGTGCTCCACCTCGAGGTCGGAGAGGAGACGCTGGTCGACCGGCTCACGGGCCGGCGCGTCGACCCGGAGACGGGCGACAACTACCACGTCGAGTTCGACATGCCCGACGACGAGGAGATCCGCGAACGGCTCGAACAGCGCGACGACGACACCGAGGAGACGGTGCGAGAGCGGCTTCGCGTCTTCGAGGAGAACACGAAGCCGGTGATCGAGAACTACGAGGACCACGAGGGCTACGTCCGGATCGACGGCGAGCAGAGTCCTGATGAAGTCTGGGACGACATCCGTGAGGCGGTCAACGAACGGACGGCGTAG
- a CDS encoding DUF7114 family protein, with translation MEQAVLARRGAREAVADIEPRELHERIDSILADASMVPGVLVILSAQSVDPEIDPSSVEDRAAGVQLIYEGLRLTRTLAHAEPWADADPADADTDADIAVLAADVLVARGFYLLAMTDAAGQAVETVRSFGRDQTRRREPDADREALDRSLEADVFELAAVAGTTVVDAPPGDAVRVAINELAGSTEGEPLPDAAVLFGADASPPLASDPIDDLARPSATDP, from the coding sequence ATGGAACAGGCCGTGCTGGCTCGCCGTGGCGCGCGCGAGGCGGTCGCCGACATCGAGCCGCGCGAACTACACGAACGGATCGACTCCATCCTCGCCGACGCCTCGATGGTTCCCGGTGTTCTCGTGATCCTCAGCGCCCAGTCGGTCGACCCGGAGATCGATCCGTCCAGCGTCGAGGACCGCGCCGCGGGCGTCCAGCTGATCTACGAGGGGCTCCGGCTCACCCGGACGCTCGCCCACGCCGAGCCGTGGGCCGACGCCGACCCCGCCGACGCCGATACCGACGCCGACATCGCGGTCCTCGCGGCTGACGTGCTGGTCGCCCGCGGGTTCTACCTGCTCGCGATGACCGACGCCGCGGGGCAGGCCGTCGAGACCGTTCGGTCGTTCGGCCGCGACCAGACCCGCCGACGCGAGCCCGACGCCGACCGGGAGGCGCTCGATCGGAGCCTGGAGGCCGACGTCTTCGAGCTCGCGGCCGTCGCTGGCACGACCGTCGTCGACGCCCCGCCCGGCGACGCGGTCCGGGTCGCGATCAACGAACTAGCCGGCTCGACCGAGGGCGAGCCGCTGCCCGACGCCGCCGTCCTGTTCGGCGCCGACGCGAGTCCGCCGCTGGCGTCGGACCCGATCGACGACCTCGCCCGACCGTCGGCGACCGACCCGTAA
- a CDS encoding DUF106 domain-containing protein: MGRTAGKVESLVETNPDMADAVAVVLRETDGGQHEVEWADVRDDITSGQWGRMIEKGLLVDGTHGFELRDPDEVRSVVNESGETVSTTESATSDADDEDASWTKWDKVAAGGVALTFLGYAWGPARSAIGGAMDTFIGPLNAVLPFYAVILVLALFTGLYSTLLQANLMDTSKMSEYQEQMKAIQEKRERAKERGDDEAMERIQQEQMEAMGDQLDMFKTQFRPMVWIMLLTIPVFLWMYWKLLDGDPSTLETAVFPIVGEIESWRSGVIGPMEAWIVWYFVCSMAFTQILRKSLNVSTSPTG, encoded by the coding sequence ATGGGACGAACCGCGGGGAAGGTGGAATCGCTCGTCGAGACGAACCCCGACATGGCCGACGCCGTCGCGGTCGTTCTTCGGGAGACCGACGGCGGCCAGCACGAGGTCGAGTGGGCGGACGTCCGCGACGACATCACGAGCGGCCAGTGGGGCCGCATGATCGAGAAGGGGCTGCTGGTCGACGGCACACACGGCTTCGAGCTTCGGGACCCAGACGAGGTCCGCTCGGTCGTAAACGAGTCCGGGGAGACCGTCTCGACGACCGAGAGCGCCACCAGCGACGCCGACGACGAGGACGCCTCCTGGACGAAGTGGGACAAGGTCGCCGCGGGCGGCGTCGCGCTGACCTTCCTCGGCTACGCGTGGGGGCCCGCGCGAAGCGCGATCGGCGGCGCGATGGACACGTTCATCGGTCCGCTCAACGCCGTACTGCCCTTCTACGCCGTGATCCTGGTGCTCGCGCTCTTCACGGGGCTCTACTCGACGCTGCTTCAGGCGAACCTGATGGATACCTCGAAGATGAGCGAGTACCAGGAGCAGATGAAGGCGATCCAGGAGAAACGCGAGCGCGCGAAGGAGCGCGGCGACGACGAGGCGATGGAGCGCATCCAGCAGGAGCAGATGGAGGCGATGGGCGATCAGCTCGACATGTTCAAGACCCAGTTCCGGCCGATGGTGTGGATCATGCTGCTCACCATCCCCGTCTTCCTCTGGATGTACTGGAAGCTGCTCGACGGCGATCCGTCGACGCTGGAGACGGCGGTCTTCCCCATCGTGGGCGAGATCGAGAGCTGGCGTTCGGGCGTGATCGGGCCGATGGAGGCGTGGATCGTCTGGTACTTCGTCTGCTCGATGGCGTTCACCCAGATCCTCCGCAAGTCGCTCAACGTCAGCACGTCGCCGACCGGCTGA
- a CDS encoding TrmB family transcriptional regulator, with protein sequence MSPATLAQAETTATATKTTTITPIPATLDSPNSKLVYLYLATVEEATIGDLQSALEMQQLALFPTLDTLEGEDLIERDGETFTVAA encoded by the coding sequence ATGAGCCCAGCAACACTCGCCCAGGCGGAGACGACCGCGACTGCGACCAAGACCACGACGATCACCCCGATTCCCGCGACGCTCGACTCACCCAACTCGAAGCTCGTCTACCTCTATCTCGCGACCGTCGAAGAGGCAACGATCGGCGACCTCCAGTCGGCGCTGGAGATGCAGCAGCTCGCGCTGTTTCCCACGCTGGACACCCTCGAAGGCGAGGACCTCATCGAGCGCGACGGCGAGACGTTCACCGTCGCCGCGTAA
- the cmk gene encoding (d)CMP kinase, which yields MLLTVSGPAGSGKSTTAAALADALSYEHVSGGDVFRDLAEERGMSLGEFNALAEEDDSIDRDLDRRLREIGETREEVVLESRLSGWMAAEHADLRIWLDAPLDVRAERIAAREDKPIDQAREETVTRAESEALRYREYYGIDIDDLSIYDLTLNTARWGPAETTELLVAVAEAYDPQTDEGAFPVDGVRYEF from the coding sequence ATGTTACTGACCGTTTCGGGCCCGGCAGGCAGCGGCAAGAGCACGACGGCCGCCGCGCTCGCCGACGCGCTCAGCTACGAGCACGTCAGCGGAGGCGACGTCTTTCGCGACCTCGCCGAGGAACGAGGCATGTCGCTCGGCGAGTTCAACGCGCTCGCCGAGGAGGACGACTCGATCGACCGCGACCTGGATCGGCGGCTTCGCGAGATCGGGGAGACGCGCGAGGAGGTCGTTCTCGAGTCACGGCTCTCGGGCTGGATGGCCGCCGAACACGCCGACCTGCGGATCTGGCTCGACGCCCCTCTCGACGTGCGCGCCGAACGGATCGCGGCGCGCGAGGACAAGCCGATCGACCAGGCCCGCGAGGAGACCGTCACCCGGGCCGAGAGTGAGGCACTTCGCTACCGGGAGTACTACGGCATCGACATCGACGACCTCTCGATCTACGACTTGACGTTGAACACCGCCCGGTGGGGCCCCGCGGAGACGACCGAACTCCTCGTCGCGGTCGCCGAGGCATACGATCCTCAGACCGACGAGGGAGCGTTCCCCGTCGACGGGGTCCGCTACGAGTTCTGA
- a CDS encoding diacylglycerol/lipid kinase family protein yields the protein MDHGDGETPDRETQETRQLVLNPVSGGGGHTEQAHQLAQSYGFSVIETDHTGHGMELAKRAAADGVDLLAVCGGDGTVHEVIQGLVAAEALDSVTLCVVPAGTVNILADGLGIRGMRHRFKLAESGDTRRLDLGVANDEPFVISAVVGVPAEASASVSPGLKNRLGRLGFVIEGIQKARRSGDLRVEVDAISEGEEITWKGNALSVFAGNLRRFMEANERANAEDGTLEITIVEPLSGIDAVIESVTRRLLHRETSHVTDLQSDQLEIIELDDARVTYSLDGEIRSYETVRISVRPRALSVRVGDEYVPQVE from the coding sequence ATGGACCATGGGGACGGAGAAACACCGGATAGAGAGACGCAGGAAACACGGCAACTCGTTTTGAATCCAGTCAGCGGAGGTGGTGGCCACACCGAGCAAGCCCACCAACTCGCACAGTCCTATGGGTTTTCAGTCATCGAGACTGATCACACAGGACACGGCATGGAACTAGCCAAACGGGCCGCAGCCGACGGGGTCGACCTGCTCGCCGTCTGTGGTGGCGACGGCACCGTTCACGAGGTCATTCAAGGACTCGTCGCGGCCGAGGCCCTCGACTCGGTGACCCTCTGTGTCGTCCCTGCCGGGACGGTGAACATCTTGGCCGACGGGCTGGGGATCCGCGGCATGCGACACAGATTCAAGCTGGCCGAGAGCGGCGACACGAGACGGCTCGATCTCGGGGTCGCCAACGACGAGCCGTTCGTAATTTCGGCCGTCGTCGGAGTGCCGGCGGAGGCGAGCGCCAGCGTCTCACCCGGGCTGAAAAACCGGCTGGGACGGCTCGGGTTCGTGATCGAGGGGATCCAGAAGGCCAGGAGATCCGGCGATCTCCGGGTGGAGGTGGATGCCATCTCCGAAGGCGAGGAGATCACCTGGAAGGGGAACGCCCTGTCCGTGTTCGCCGGAAACCTTCGGCGGTTCATGGAGGCAAACGAGCGGGCGAACGCCGAGGACGGGACGCTGGAGATCACCATCGTCGAACCGCTGTCGGGGATCGACGCGGTCATCGAGAGCGTAACACGGCGGCTCCTCCACCGAGAGACGTCGCACGTGACGGATCTGCAATCCGATCAGCTCGAAATCATCGAACTGGATGACGCACGGGTGACGTACAGTCTCGACGGGGAGATACGGAGCTACGAGACGGTCCGGATCTCGGTACGGCCACGAGCCCTCAGCGTTCGCGTGGGAGACGAATACGTTCCTCAGGTCGAGTGA
- a CDS encoding RNA-guided pseudouridylation complex pseudouridine synthase subunit Cbf5 yields the protein MALRGPPEERSLAELREFGVVNLDKPAGPSAHQVAGWIRDALGVEKAAHAGTLDPKVTGCLPALTGTATRLAQVFLEGEKEYVAVLELHGPAPTDVENVVAEFEGEIYQKPPRKSAVSRRLRTRRIHALDLLEVRDRQALLRIRCESGTYVRKLCHDVGLALGTGAHMGHLRRTATDPFDDTDLRSMHDLVDAIEFAEGGDEEPFRETLRPAEDALVHLPRVTIAPSAAREVANGAQVYAPGVIDSEGDPDEEPLVACYTPDGAAVCLGRLVGDPDADAGRAVALERVLV from the coding sequence ATGGCGCTTCGCGGCCCGCCCGAGGAACGTTCGCTCGCGGAACTGCGGGAGTTCGGCGTCGTCAACCTCGACAAGCCGGCCGGCCCCTCGGCCCACCAGGTCGCCGGCTGGATTCGCGACGCGCTCGGCGTCGAAAAGGCCGCCCACGCGGGTACCCTCGACCCGAAGGTGACCGGCTGTCTGCCCGCGTTGACCGGCACGGCTACCCGGCTCGCACAGGTCTTCCTCGAGGGAGAGAAGGAGTACGTCGCGGTGCTCGAACTCCACGGGCCGGCGCCGACTGACGTCGAGAACGTCGTCGCGGAGTTCGAGGGCGAGATCTACCAGAAGCCGCCCAGAAAGAGCGCCGTCTCGCGTCGACTTCGAACCCGCAGGATCCACGCGCTCGACCTCCTCGAGGTCCGGGACCGTCAGGCGCTGCTGCGCATTCGATGCGAGAGCGGTACCTACGTCCGGAAGCTCTGTCACGACGTCGGCCTCGCGCTCGGCACGGGCGCGCACATGGGCCACCTGCGGCGGACGGCGACCGACCCCTTCGACGACACCGACCTGCGCTCGATGCACGACCTCGTCGACGCGATCGAGTTCGCCGAGGGGGGTGATGAGGAGCCGTTTCGAGAGACGCTTCGACCCGCCGAGGACGCGCTCGTCCACCTCCCGCGGGTGACGATCGCGCCGAGCGCGGCCCGCGAGGTGGCCAACGGCGCACAGGTGTACGCGCCGGGCGTGATCGACTCGGAGGGCGATCCCGACGAGGAACCGTTGGTCGCCTGCTACACCCCCGACGGCGCGGCGGTCTGTCTGGGCCGGCTGGTCGGCGATCCCGACGCCGACGCCGGACGGGCGGTCGCACTCGAGCGCGTGCTGGTCTAG
- a CDS encoding 4a-hydroxytetrahydrobiopterin dehydratase: MAQELADQECEACTSDNEPLSEGEYAEYLAQLDDEVWEVVDDHHLEGTYAFEDFRDALEFTYEVGELAEEEWHHPDLHLSWGEVRVEMWTHKIDGLHKTDFVMAARMDRIHEEYAPE; encoded by the coding sequence ATGGCTCAGGAGCTCGCGGACCAGGAGTGTGAGGCGTGTACCTCGGATAACGAGCCGCTCTCGGAGGGCGAGTACGCGGAGTACCTCGCCCAGCTCGACGACGAGGTCTGGGAGGTGGTCGACGATCACCACCTCGAGGGCACCTACGCGTTCGAGGACTTCCGCGATGCCCTCGAGTTCACCTACGAGGTCGGCGAGCTCGCCGAGGAGGAGTGGCACCATCCCGACCTCCACCTCTCATGGGGCGAGGTGCGCGTCGAGATGTGGACCCACAAGATCGACGGTCTCCACAAGACCGACTTCGTGATGGCCGCCCGGATGGACCGGATCCACGAGGAGTACGCGCCGGAGTGA
- the eif1A gene encoding translation initiation factor eIF-1A — MSEESGRRNLRMPDENEMFAVVTDMLGGGRVRLQCNDGKERMGRIPGRMRFRTWINEDDVVLIEPWDWQDEKADIEWRYKGQDAAQLRREGHID, encoded by the coding sequence GTGAGTGAAGAATCTGGGCGCCGGAACCTTCGGATGCCCGATGAGAACGAGATGTTCGCCGTCGTGACCGACATGCTCGGCGGCGGACGCGTTAGGTTGCAGTGCAACGACGGTAAAGAACGCATGGGTCGGATCCCCGGCCGAATGCGGTTCCGTACCTGGATCAACGAGGACGACGTCGTCCTCATCGAGCCGTGGGACTGGCAGGACGAGAAGGCCGACATCGAGTGGCGCTACAAGGGCCAGGACGCCGCACAGCTCCGACGCGAAGGCCACATCGACTAA
- a CDS encoding YeiH family protein: MADRTLRGQLPGLGLLLGIGVTAQAVAATVGGNALVLAILAGVAIGNALGTPAWAAPGVRNHSLFLETGIVLLGASIAIDDLIGAGPRVLGLVVATVAFSLVLVEAIARGAFGLRERTASLLAAGTSICGVSAVAAVGQVIDARGDQLTYAAATIVLFDAMTLAVYPALGGLLGLGPREFGVWAGLSMFSTGPVAAAGFAHSPEAGQWATVTKLARNTLLGGVVVAYSLAYATRKANDPGVKRLWLQFPKFLVGFLLVALIANSGALTAASIDAIGRVSEWLFVLAFVGLGLEIRPTRMRESGLAPVAIVLCAFCLISGATLLAVRTVL, from the coding sequence ATGGCCGATCGAACCCTCCGAGGACAGCTCCCGGGACTCGGGCTCCTCCTCGGCATTGGCGTGACGGCCCAGGCCGTCGCCGCGACCGTCGGCGGGAACGCACTCGTGCTCGCGATCCTCGCGGGCGTGGCCATCGGGAACGCGCTCGGCACGCCCGCGTGGGCAGCCCCCGGCGTCCGGAACCACTCCCTCTTCCTCGAGACCGGGATCGTGCTGCTCGGCGCGTCGATCGCGATCGACGACCTGATCGGCGCCGGTCCGCGGGTGCTCGGGCTCGTCGTCGCCACGGTCGCGTTCAGCCTCGTGCTCGTCGAGGCGATCGCTCGCGGCGCGTTCGGCCTGCGCGAACGGACCGCATCGCTGCTCGCGGCGGGAACGAGCATCTGTGGCGTCTCGGCGGTCGCGGCGGTCGGGCAGGTGATCGACGCGCGCGGCGACCAGCTCACCTACGCGGCCGCGACGATCGTCCTCTTCGACGCGATGACGCTGGCGGTCTACCCCGCCCTCGGCGGGCTGCTCGGGCTGGGCCCGCGCGAGTTCGGCGTCTGGGCCGGCCTGAGCATGTTCAGCACCGGCCCCGTCGCCGCCGCGGGGTTCGCCCACTCGCCGGAAGCGGGTCAGTGGGCGACCGTGACGAAGCTCGCGCGCAACACGCTGCTGGGCGGCGTCGTCGTGGCGTACTCGCTCGCGTACGCCACGCGAAAGGCGAACGATCCCGGCGTGAAGCGCCTGTGGCTCCAGTTCCCGAAGTTCCTCGTCGGTTTCCTGCTGGTGGCGCTGATCGCGAACAGCGGCGCGCTCACCGCCGCCTCGATCGACGCGATCGGCCGGGTCTCCGAGTGGCTGTTCGTGCTCGCGTTCGTCGGCCTCGGCCTCGAGATCCGCCCGACGCGAATGCGCGAGAGCGGGCTGGCGCCGGTGGCGATCGTCCTGTGTGCGTTCTGTCTCATCAGTGGGGCTACGCTACTGGCCGTCCGGACGGTGCTCTGA
- the gvpA gene encoding gas vesicle protein GvpA, translating to MSLSEKKAGRRSRRPSTTSLAEVLDRILDKGAVIDLWARVSLVGIEILTIEARVVIGSVDTFLHYAREISKIEAAEEEGDLDDLEDVEIEASGAA from the coding sequence ATGAGTCTCTCCGAGAAGAAGGCCGGCCGCCGTAGTCGCCGGCCAAGCACGACGAGTCTGGCGGAGGTGCTCGATCGGATCCTGGACAAGGGTGCGGTCATCGACCTCTGGGCTCGCGTCTCGCTGGTGGGAATCGAGATCCTCACCATCGAGGCCCGAGTGGTGATCGGGTCCGTCGACACCTTCCTCCACTACGCGAGGGAGATCTCGAAGATCGAGGCCGCCGAGGAGGAGGGCGACCTCGACGACCTCGAGGACGTCGAGATCGAGGCCAGTGGGGCGGCGTAG
- a CDS encoding CBS domain-containing protein → MPRSATLKLFGVEMTGAWLETEQDVIESRADLRNRMDSLLAEGDLDEERHEEVLGALAVGRMTVEDVMVDREEGVFLSTEIPLSKNLDRLSGSLHNRYPLIGDDPDDFRGIVYVSAALDRIDDLRSGDTTLEELAAPPMTVSTDISVSDVIDRFQTESQELALVVSDEEVVGLVTATDAMEAVVGELEDPLDEGG, encoded by the coding sequence GTGCCGCGGTCGGCGACGCTCAAGCTGTTCGGCGTCGAGATGACCGGGGCGTGGCTCGAGACCGAACAGGACGTCATCGAGAGCCGTGCCGACCTCAGAAACCGGATGGACTCGCTGCTCGCGGAGGGCGACCTCGACGAGGAGCGCCACGAGGAGGTCCTCGGCGCGCTCGCAGTCGGCCGGATGACCGTCGAGGACGTCATGGTCGACCGCGAGGAGGGGGTCTTCCTCTCGACGGAGATCCCCCTCTCGAAGAACCTCGATCGACTTTCCGGGTCGCTGCACAACCGCTATCCGCTGATCGGCGACGATCCAGATGACTTCCGGGGAATCGTATATGTCTCAGCCGCCCTCGACCGGATCGACGACCTTCGGTCGGGTGATACGACCTTGGAGGAGCTCGCGGCGCCGCCGATGACCGTCTCCACTGACATCAGCGTGAGCGACGTTATCGATCGGTTCCAGACCGAGAGCCAGGAGTTGGCGCTTGTCGTCTCGGATGAGGAGGTCGTCGGGCTGGTGACCGCCACGGACGCGATGGAGGCGGTCGTCGGGGAACTCGAGGACCCACTCGACGAGGGTGGATAG